DNA sequence from the Candidatus Eisenbacteria bacterium genome:
GGACCTCCAGCGAAAGCTCCGCGTGGTGGCCTTTGGCGTAATCACGCCGATGTTCTTCCTCAAGGGCGGTATGAACGTCTCTCTGGCGCTGATCTGGCCGCAAATCGGACTCGTCCTGGCGTTCTTCCTGGTGAAGCTCGTCTCCAAGTCCGTGGCGGTCTATCCGCTCGCGCGACAGCACATGCCCGGAGCGCCGGTGTACGCGACGCTGCTCATGAGCACCGGGCTCACCTTCGGGACCATTTCCTCTCTGTACGGGCTTAACGCCGGCTTCATCGACCGCGCTCAGTTCTCCGTGCTCCTGTTCGTCGTCATTGCGAGCGCCGTCGTCCCGACTCTCGTCGCCCAGCGGTGGTTCGCGCCAAAGCTAACCCCCGAGGAGCGGGAGGAGGTCCTGGCACGCGAAGAGGAGAGTATGTAGAGGAGGACGCAACGGCCAGTCCTGCACGTTCCGCCCGATCATCCTCCCGACATCAAGAGGAGCGTGAAGATCACGAGATCCATGAATCCATGGATGATCCACGCCCAAGTGAACCCCCGCGTGTCCATCATGCTCTTGCCCCACAGGAAGCCGGCGAACCCGGCCATGACGACGCCCGTCGGGCCCGATGGGTGGCCGAACCAATGGCCCAGACCGAAGCGGGCCGACGTGATCCAGAGCGCCTGGGAAGCGCCCACGACGGGAACCAATCGGGCAAGGAGAACCGAGCGGAACCGAAACTCCTCCTGGGCGGCGTTGAAGACGGAGAACGCGAGGGCCAGCGGCAGTCCCTTCAAGGCGCGCTGAAGAAGGTGAGGATCCGGTCTTACGGTGACCATGAGCTGGAGAAGGAGCGGGCCCGCGAGGAAGAACACGAGGAAGGGCCCGAACCACGCCCACGAAACGCGCGGTGCCCGGAAGGGCATCGGGCACTGAGCCGATAGGTCGCCTCGGACGAGGAACAGGTCGCGGCGGGTGAGACCGCTGCCGATCAGGCTGGCGGCCAGGAACAAGCAGGGTATGAGCTCCAGCAGAGAGTCCGCGAATACGAACTGCCACGTGGGGGCATGGGCGAGCCATGCGCGCCACATTCCTGTCGACTCGACTTGGAAGAGCAGCAGGTAACCAAGGACGAGCAGCGCCATCGACCGCAGGTAGCCCCGAAGTGGCCGAAGGCGCGGCAGCGCGTGGGCCACAGCGAGGAGACCCGCGCTTGCGCCCAGGTTGAGGAGGGGTAACCAGCCTGGCGGATCCGCGTGCAGCGCGACGCGAAAGAGGATGGCCGCGAACGGGCTGGCCGGAAGAATCGCCAGCCACGCGATAAGCGATACGACGATCGACGAGGTGGGCTTTTCACCGATTTGCGTGCCGTAGGCGCTCATGCGCGCATTGGGCCGACCCGCTCCAAAACGATCTCACGCACGTGGGCGCCTCCGTTCTCCCGGGTCTCGATGGAGATCGAGAGGGTTGCCGGCTCGCCCTCGCCGATTTCGAAGCTGAATCCGCTACCCCCGATCGCGAGAATGTCGGTAGTGGCGGTCCGCCAGACGTGCAGGAAGACTCCTCCTCCAGAGCCTTCGACGAGAACCCTCCAGGTCCCCGCCGGTACCATGAGACCTGTAAGCCCCGCAGGGGTGTCGGGGAAGACGCCGACGCCAATCCGCCCCGCAGCGTCGAGCCGCGCCTTGCTCAGCCTATTTGCCGCGAAGAGATACCCGGGTATCTGAATCCGATCCTTGGAGCGTCGAATTCCGATCGCTCCCCCCTCTGTTCGGACCCAAATGATGGAGAGCAGGTGCCACGGGCGCTCGCATTCGAAGGTCACCGGTCGAAACCTCCTGTCGAACTCGGAGCGAGGATCGGAGACCATCTCGCGCCCGCTTCGGAAATAGGGGCGGAGGCTACCCGTCGGCCGAGCGAACAGCACCAGGTCCGGCTTGCGGGAGAGAACGTAGGCGCCGCTGCCGAGCTCGTGCCCCAGCGAGCCCTTCCCAAAATCCGCGGGCCGGTGGTGAGCCAAGTAGCGGTCGTTGATTCCGAGCATGTCGACCGATGGGAGACCCGAAAAATACGGTACGCAGCCGGCGGGGTCGACCGCAAGGAGCGGGTGCTGGGCGCCGAACGCTTTCGCGAGCAGCCCACCGATGACCTTCCCATCCCATTCCCATCGCTCGTTACGGGCGCGCATGTTCTGGGGATCCAAGAACTGGAAGACCACGAGAGCGAGAGCGCAGAATGCACCCGTCCATAAGACCGGCCCGAGCGGCCCTTGGGACGAAATACGCTTCGTAAGGACAATCGCCGTCAGGTAGGAGAGCACGACGATCGCGGGTACGAGATGCCGGTGCCCCGGGAACAAATCGCCGCCGACGGTGGCGACGTACGCCAACCAGAAGGCCAAGATAGCGGCGAGAAATAGGATCCGGCTTCGCAGGCCCGCAGAGGCGGCGACGCGGAAGACGAAAAGCGATGGGACAAGAAGACCGGCGAGATAGATACCGCCGCCCACGTACTGGAGGCCGGTCCAGACTCGCTCGGGCGTGAGACCCACTTTGGCGTAGGCCGAGTTGGGCAGCCAATCGTGGTAATAGGCGAGCCGGAAGGCGAGCTGTCCGACGAAAAACAGGAACGGGAGGAGGGCAAGAAGAAACGCAGCCCGCAGCGTCGCGCGGTTGAGCCCTCGAGCGGCGAGGATTCCAAGACAGGCGGCGACTGTGAACACCACCCCGTCCGCTCTCGTGATGACGATCAGGCCGAAAAGCAGCCCAGGAACGAGCAGGCTCGCGGTCCTGGGTCTCGGGTCTTCCAGCACCGGAAACGAGAAGGCGAGTGCCCAGGCCAACAGTCCCGCCAGGAGCGGCTGCTCG
Encoded proteins:
- a CDS encoding CPBP family intramembrane metalloprotease: MSAYGTQIGEKPTSSIVVSLIAWLAILPASPFAAILFRVALHADPPGWLPLLNLGASAGLLAVAHALPRLRPLRGYLRSMALLVLGYLLLFQVESTGMWRAWLAHAPTWQFVFADSLLELIPCLFLAASLIGSGLTRRDLFLVRGDLSAQCPMPFRAPRVSWAWFGPFLVFFLAGPLLLQLMVTVRPDPHLLQRALKGLPLALAFSVFNAAQEEFRFRSVLLARLVPVVGASQALWITSARFGLGHWFGHPSGPTGVVMAGFAGFLWGKSMMDTRGFTWAWIIHGFMDLVIFTLLLMSGG